In Variovorax paradoxus, a single genomic region encodes these proteins:
- a CDS encoding Bug family tripartite tricarboxylate transporter substrate binding protein: protein MQRKHFLRATLAALALAAASTAGFAQTWPSRPVRMVIPFPPGGTLDTIGRLLAQKLGEQTGQTFIVENRAGGNGIIGADVVSKAPADGYTLLFNASTFTTAPMTMKSVPYDVVKDFTPVALVAKAPLSVAVNKNLPVTDVKSLIAYAKAHPGKMTFAVGSIGSAGHLSTELLKRAGGGLDYLIVPYKGTAPAFQDLIGGQIDGFIDPILGSLQYHKSGMVKVIAVTSATRASSLPNVPTVGESIPGYEFYSWYGLWGPAKLPPAITQRLNAEVNKALGTDMRETLGAQGLLLTPGSVDEFAKFQSEDMARSKKIIVEGNIHVE, encoded by the coding sequence ATGCAACGCAAGCACTTCCTGCGCGCCACGCTGGCCGCCCTCGCGTTGGCCGCGGCATCGACCGCCGGCTTCGCGCAGACCTGGCCCAGCCGCCCGGTGCGCATGGTGATCCCGTTCCCGCCGGGCGGCACGCTCGACACCATCGGCCGCCTGCTGGCGCAGAAGCTCGGCGAGCAGACGGGCCAGACCTTCATCGTGGAGAACCGCGCCGGCGGCAACGGCATCATCGGCGCCGACGTGGTGTCGAAGGCGCCGGCCGACGGCTACACGCTGCTGTTCAACGCCTCGACCTTCACCACCGCGCCGATGACGATGAAGTCGGTGCCCTACGACGTGGTGAAGGACTTCACTCCGGTGGCGCTGGTGGCCAAGGCGCCGCTGTCGGTGGCCGTCAACAAGAACCTGCCGGTGACCGACGTGAAGTCGCTCATCGCATATGCCAAGGCGCACCCCGGCAAGATGACTTTCGCGGTGGGCTCCATCGGCTCGGCGGGCCATCTGTCGACCGAGCTGCTCAAGCGCGCGGGCGGCGGGCTCGACTACCTGATCGTGCCGTACAAGGGCACGGCACCTGCGTTCCAGGACCTGATCGGCGGGCAGATCGATGGCTTCATCGACCCCATCCTCGGCTCCCTCCAGTATCACAAGAGCGGCATGGTGAAGGTGATTGCCGTGACCTCGGCCACGCGCGCCTCGAGCCTGCCGAACGTGCCCACAGTGGGCGAGAGCATTCCGGGCTACGAGTTCTACAGCTGGTACGGCCTGTGGGGCCCGGCGAAGCTGCCGCCCGCCATCACGCAGCGGCTGAATGCCGAAGTCAACAAGGCGCTGGGCACCGACATGCGCGAGACGCTGGGCGCGCAGGGCCTGCTGCTCACGCCGGGCAGCGTCGACGAGTTCGCGAAGTTCCAGTCGGAAGACATGGCGCGGTCGAAGAAGATCATCGTCGAGGGCAACATCCATGTCGAATGA
- a CDS encoding SDR family NAD(P)-dependent oxidoreductase — MSNEAATAPHAVVTGSSGGIGRAIASQLLEAGWRVSGIDLAAPTLSSHAGFTHTAVDLCNADAIARAAATLQDADALVHAAGVLRVGPLGALDHAGGELMWRLHVDAAARLADALVPAMAARGQGRVVFVGSRVAQGLPGRGQYAATKAALIALARSWAAEVAPQGVTVNVVSPGATQTSMLQDPARAGSAPRMPPIGRLIRPEEIAALVGFLLSPQAAAITGQDLAICGGSSLHR; from the coding sequence ATGTCGAATGAAGCCGCGACAGCGCCGCATGCGGTGGTGACGGGCAGCAGCGGCGGCATCGGCCGGGCCATTGCGTCGCAGCTGCTCGAAGCGGGCTGGCGCGTGAGCGGCATCGACCTCGCGGCGCCGACGCTGTCTTCCCACGCCGGCTTCACCCACACGGCGGTGGACCTTTGCAACGCCGATGCCATCGCGCGCGCCGCGGCCACCCTGCAGGATGCCGATGCGCTGGTGCATGCGGCCGGCGTGCTGCGCGTCGGCCCGCTGGGCGCGCTCGACCACGCGGGCGGCGAACTCATGTGGCGGCTGCACGTGGATGCGGCCGCGCGGCTGGCCGATGCGCTCGTGCCCGCGATGGCCGCGCGCGGCCAGGGCCGCGTGGTGTTCGTCGGCAGCCGCGTCGCGCAGGGCCTGCCAGGCCGCGGCCAATACGCCGCGACCAAGGCCGCGCTCATCGCGCTCGCGCGAAGCTGGGCGGCGGAGGTGGCGCCGCAGGGCGTGACCGTCAACGTGGTGTCGCCCGGCGCGACGCAGACCTCGATGCTGCAAGACCCCGCACGCGCGGGCAGCGCGCCGCGCATGCCGCCCATCGGCCGGCTGATACGGCCGGAGGAGATCGCGGCGCTCGTGGGTTTTCTTCTTTCGCCGCAGGCGGCGGCCATCACGGGGCAGGACCTTGCCATCTGCGGCGGCTCGTCGCTGCACCGCTGA
- a CDS encoding acetyl-CoA carboxylase biotin carboxyl carrier protein, producing the protein MKQEQIKTLIDALAASDLAELEFSENGSTLRLVKLSALAGVPTAAARKPSAARKAPSRAHEAQASAVPADSGECLAPLHGVAHLQSAPGEPPFVQPGQAVEAGQLLCVIEAMKMFNEVRAERAGTLRQVLVQSGQEVEAGQPLFRFD; encoded by the coding sequence ATGAAGCAGGAACAGATCAAGACACTCATCGACGCCCTGGCCGCATCGGACCTGGCGGAGCTGGAGTTCAGCGAGAACGGCAGCACGCTGCGGCTGGTGAAGCTGTCGGCGCTGGCCGGTGTGCCCACAGCCGCCGCGCGAAAGCCGTCCGCCGCGCGCAAGGCGCCATCAAGGGCACACGAAGCGCAGGCGTCGGCCGTGCCCGCCGACAGCGGCGAATGCCTCGCGCCGCTGCACGGCGTGGCGCATCTTCAGTCGGCACCGGGCGAGCCGCCCTTCGTGCAGCCGGGCCAGGCCGTGGAAGCCGGCCAGCTGCTGTGCGTGATCGAGGCCATGAAGATGTTCAACGAGGTCCGCGCGGAGCGTGCCGGCACGCTGCGGCAGGTGCTCGTGCAATCGGGCCAGGAAGTGGAAGCGGGCCAGCCCCTGTTCCGCTTCGATTGA
- a CDS encoding RraA family protein: MPYKAIRKNPSAPQVAPAILAALQDIPVAALSDNLHRNIGSVGLQPYHRPGRKTMAGTAVTVKTRGGDNLTPMRAFEFCRPGDVLVIDAGGDVTNAVIGGILSFYTATIGTAGLVLDGAIRDVAEIRERDYPVYARGVNHRGPYKDGPGEINVPVSVGGMVVNPGDIVVGDQDGLLAFSPDEAELLIEKARAHLETEARTIQAMKEGRWDRSFLDALEARCAN; the protein is encoded by the coding sequence ATGCCCTACAAAGCCATCCGCAAGAACCCGTCGGCACCGCAAGTGGCGCCGGCCATACTCGCCGCGCTGCAAGACATTCCGGTGGCCGCGCTCAGCGACAACCTGCACCGCAACATCGGCAGCGTCGGCCTGCAGCCCTATCACCGCCCCGGCCGCAAGACGATGGCGGGCACGGCCGTCACCGTGAAGACGCGCGGCGGCGACAACCTCACACCCATGCGCGCCTTCGAGTTCTGCCGGCCCGGCGACGTGCTGGTGATCGACGCGGGCGGCGACGTGACCAACGCGGTCATCGGCGGCATCCTGTCGTTCTACACCGCGACCATCGGCACCGCGGGCCTGGTGCTCGACGGCGCGATCCGCGACGTGGCCGAGATCCGCGAGCGCGACTACCCGGTGTATGCGCGCGGCGTGAACCACCGCGGCCCCTACAAGGACGGCCCCGGCGAGATCAACGTGCCGGTATCGGTCGGCGGCATGGTCGTGAACCCGGGCGACATCGTGGTGGGCGACCAGGACGGTTTGCTGGCCTTCTCGCCCGACGAGGCCGAGTTGCTGATCGAGAAGGCGCGCGCGCACCTGGAAACCGAAGCGCGCACGATTCAAGCGATGAAGGAAGGCCGCTGGGACCGCTCCTTCCTCGACGCGCTCGAGGCACGCTGCGCGAATTGA
- the nac gene encoding nitrogen assimilation transcriptional regulator NAC — MNLRRLKYFVKIVDIGSLTQAAEVLFIAQPALSQQLATLEGEVRQQLLVRTKRGVTPTEAGKVLYRHAQIILRQCEQARVDMEAAGEGLSGQVSVGLAPGTAASALSLPLLRTVRARHPGILLYLNENYGTTLSELIMNGRMDLAVLYGDKAIHGLTFLPLLKEPLFLVGPASMPAPSQPVKLADLRDIELFLPRPYNVVRKLVDAAFVRAGMVPRVVAEIESAFTLTAAIADGLGATILPASMAREVVATCGAWQFPIVDPVIEAPLALCQSDHLPLSEPAQAVKDILLELVVDLAGTVASTPEPELSALS, encoded by the coding sequence GTGAACCTGCGACGCCTCAAATATTTCGTGAAGATCGTGGACATCGGCAGCCTGACGCAGGCGGCCGAGGTTCTTTTCATTGCCCAACCTGCGCTGAGCCAGCAACTGGCCACGCTCGAGGGCGAGGTGCGCCAGCAATTGCTCGTGCGCACCAAGCGCGGCGTGACGCCCACCGAGGCCGGCAAGGTGCTCTACCGCCATGCGCAGATCATCCTGCGCCAGTGCGAGCAGGCCCGCGTCGACATGGAAGCCGCCGGCGAAGGCCTCTCTGGCCAGGTGTCGGTGGGGCTTGCGCCCGGCACGGCCGCCTCGGCGCTGTCGCTGCCGCTGCTGCGCACCGTGCGCGCGCGGCATCCGGGCATCCTGCTCTACCTGAACGAGAACTACGGCACCACGCTCAGCGAGCTCATCATGAACGGCCGCATGGACCTGGCCGTGCTGTACGGCGACAAGGCCATCCACGGACTCACGTTCCTGCCGCTGCTCAAGGAGCCGCTGTTCCTGGTCGGCCCGGCGTCGATGCCGGCGCCTTCGCAGCCGGTGAAGCTGGCCGACCTGCGCGACATCGAACTCTTCCTGCCGCGCCCCTACAACGTGGTGCGCAAGCTGGTCGACGCCGCCTTCGTGCGCGCGGGCATGGTGCCGCGCGTGGTGGCGGAGATCGAATCGGCCTTCACCCTCACGGCGGCCATTGCCGACGGGCTGGGCGCCACCATCCTGCCGGCGTCGATGGCGCGCGAAGTGGTCGCGACCTGCGGCGCCTGGCAATTCCCCATCGTCGACCCGGTCATCGAGGCGCCGCTGGCGCTGTGCCAGTCCGACCACCTGCCGCTCTCGGAGCCCGCGCAGGCGGTGAAGGACATCCTGCTCGAGCTGGTGGTGGACCTCGCGGGCACCGTGGCGTCGACGCCCGAGCCGGAGCTCTCCGCACTGTCATAA
- a CDS encoding dihydrodipicolinate synthase family protein, producing the protein MPSIANYRGIIPAISCPFTADHRIDEPALRKLASWLAGHDGVVAIMTNGHTGEVFSLTPSERAEVTRIVADELRGRMPVISSIVCEGLAETAEHARAAQVAGAVALDVMPPHHWLRFGFTPGHALQYFEAIHRAAPELDLVCHVYPAWTRASYSSQLLAELARLPYLQAFKVGQRDMNKYARDIQAIREADASKAILTCHDEYLLASMVQGVDGALVGFATFIPQLIIDLWNAVKAGDLKKAMAVQALITPLKDAVYGGGEPTGEAHARMKGGMYLAGVLENATVRPPTEAPNAREMDALRAAVEQAGLSKR; encoded by the coding sequence ATGCCTTCCATCGCGAATTATCGCGGGATCATTCCCGCCATTTCCTGCCCCTTCACGGCCGACCACCGCATCGACGAACCGGCGCTGCGCAAGCTGGCCTCCTGGCTGGCCGGCCATGACGGCGTGGTGGCGATCATGACCAACGGCCACACCGGTGAAGTGTTCTCGCTCACGCCGTCGGAGCGCGCAGAGGTGACGCGCATCGTGGCCGACGAGCTGCGCGGCCGCATGCCGGTGATCTCGTCGATCGTGTGCGAGGGCCTGGCAGAGACCGCCGAACACGCCCGCGCCGCCCAGGTCGCCGGCGCGGTGGCGCTGGACGTGATGCCGCCGCACCACTGGCTGCGCTTCGGCTTCACGCCCGGCCATGCGCTGCAGTACTTCGAGGCCATCCACCGCGCCGCGCCGGAGCTGGACCTGGTCTGCCACGTGTACCCGGCATGGACGCGCGCCTCGTACTCGTCGCAACTGCTGGCCGAGCTGGCCCGCCTGCCCTACCTGCAGGCCTTCAAGGTGGGCCAGCGCGACATGAACAAGTACGCCCGCGACATCCAGGCGATCCGCGAGGCCGATGCATCCAAGGCCATCCTGACCTGCCACGACGAGTACCTGCTGGCCTCGATGGTTCAGGGCGTGGACGGCGCGCTGGTCGGCTTCGCGACCTTCATTCCGCAACTGATCATCGACCTGTGGAACGCGGTGAAGGCTGGCGACCTGAAGAAGGCGATGGCGGTGCAGGCGCTCATCACGCCGCTGAAGGACGCGGTGTACGGCGGCGGCGAACCCACCGGCGAGGCGCATGCGCGCATGAAGGGCGGCATGTACCTGGCCGGCGTGCTGGAGAACGCCACGGTGCGCCCGCCGACGGAAGCGCCGAACGCGCGCGAGATGGATGCGCTGCGCGCCGCCGTCGAACAGGCCGGGCTGTCGAAGCGCTGA
- a CDS encoding LysR family transcriptional regulator, translated as MGPGNRPLDLEWLEDFLALAETGNFSRAAQARSIAQPAFSRHIRSLEEWVGVDLFDRSAHPTALTAAGKRFQPLLQEVLAGLEAARIKARAAHDLDAASLSFAATHVLSLTFFPRWLGSVESRLSMGPIQTVSDSSYACEDLMLQRRVQFVLCHGHAGAPGRLDEGQYPVQRLSEDVLVPVSAPDAGAAPLHVLGAGQSPSVLAYSEASGLGRIMRSLQDSEFGKDFAASLSIVFTAHHAALLRTMALEGRGLAWLPMSLVADDLRGGALVDAGAGGWRVPVDIRLYRQQAQMAPVAEALWALVSEGA; from the coding sequence ATGGGCCCTGGCAACCGACCGCTCGACCTGGAATGGCTGGAAGACTTCCTGGCCCTGGCCGAGACCGGCAATTTCTCGCGTGCCGCGCAGGCGCGCTCCATCGCGCAGCCGGCGTTCAGCCGGCACATCCGCTCGCTGGAAGAGTGGGTGGGGGTCGACCTGTTCGACCGCAGCGCGCACCCCACGGCGCTCACGGCGGCGGGCAAGCGCTTCCAGCCGCTGCTGCAGGAGGTGCTGGCCGGCCTGGAAGCCGCGCGCATCAAGGCCCGCGCCGCGCACGACCTCGACGCCGCCAGCCTGAGCTTCGCCGCCACGCACGTGCTGTCGCTGACCTTCTTTCCGCGCTGGCTGGGCAGCGTGGAGTCGCGCCTGAGCATGGGCCCGATCCAGACCGTTTCGGACAGCTCCTACGCCTGCGAAGACCTGATGCTGCAGCGACGCGTGCAGTTCGTGCTGTGCCACGGCCATGCGGGCGCGCCGGGCCGGCTCGACGAGGGGCAATACCCCGTGCAGCGGTTGAGCGAAGACGTGTTGGTGCCCGTGAGCGCGCCTGATGCGGGCGCCGCGCCGCTGCACGTGTTGGGTGCCGGCCAGTCGCCTTCAGTGCTCGCATACAGCGAGGCCTCGGGGCTGGGGCGGATCATGCGGTCGCTGCAGGACAGCGAGTTCGGCAAGGACTTCGCCGCGTCGCTTTCGATCGTCTTCACCGCCCACCATGCGGCGCTGCTGCGCACCATGGCGCTCGAAGGCCGCGGCCTCGCGTGGCTGCCGATGAGCCTGGTGGCCGACGACCTGCGCGGCGGCGCGCTGGTCGATGCCGGCGCGGGCGGCTGGCGCGTGCCGGTGGACATACGCCTGTACCGCCAGCAGGCGCAGATGGCGCCGGTGGCCGAGGCGCTGTGGGCGCTGGTCAGCGAAGGCGCCTGA
- a CDS encoding aspartate transaminase — translation MQATTSRIAARVRRIKPSPSTSAADRANELRRQGKSIVNLVVGEPDFDTPAHIRQAAAAAIERGATRYTLMAGTVELREAIVAKLERENGLRYAMNEIIATSGAKSAIYNAFAITLEPGDEVIIPAPYWVSYPDMVLACEGTPVTVACPESQGFKLAPAQLEAAITPRTRWLLLNSPSNPTGASYTAQEYRALAEVLERHPHVMVMTDEIYEHIRFDGETTPHILVQAPSLRDRTLIVNGVSKTYAMTGWRIGYAAGPVDLIKALDTLLSQSTGNCCSVSQAAAAAALNGDQSFVAESVAVYRQRRDRTLALVNEIPGLSCATPPGAFYLYINCGGLIGKTTPEGKRLDEDGDVVMYLLESEGVAVVAGTAYGLSPYFRLSIATSIETLEEGCKRMARAVAALR, via the coding sequence ATGCAAGCCACTACCTCCCGCATTGCCGCCCGCGTGCGGCGCATCAAGCCCTCGCCCAGCACCTCGGCCGCCGACCGCGCCAACGAACTGCGCAGGCAGGGCAAGTCGATCGTGAACCTCGTGGTCGGCGAGCCCGACTTCGACACGCCCGCGCACATCCGCCAGGCCGCGGCCGCGGCCATCGAGCGCGGCGCCACCCGCTACACGCTGATGGCGGGCACCGTGGAGCTGCGCGAAGCCATCGTCGCCAAGCTGGAGCGCGAGAACGGCCTGCGCTACGCGATGAACGAGATCATCGCCACCAGCGGCGCCAAGAGCGCGATCTACAACGCCTTCGCGATCACGCTGGAGCCGGGCGACGAGGTGATCATTCCCGCGCCCTACTGGGTGTCGTACCCCGACATGGTGCTGGCCTGCGAAGGCACGCCCGTCACCGTGGCCTGCCCCGAGTCGCAGGGCTTCAAGCTGGCGCCCGCGCAACTGGAGGCCGCCATCACGCCGCGCACGCGCTGGCTGCTGCTCAATTCGCCAAGCAACCCGACCGGCGCGAGCTACACGGCGCAGGAATACCGCGCGCTGGCCGAAGTGCTGGAACGCCATCCGCACGTGATGGTGATGACCGACGAGATCTACGAGCACATCCGCTTCGACGGCGAGACCACGCCGCACATCCTGGTGCAGGCGCCTTCGCTGCGCGACCGCACGCTGATCGTGAACGGCGTCTCCAAGACCTATGCGATGACCGGCTGGCGCATCGGCTACGCGGCCGGGCCCGTGGACCTGATCAAGGCGCTGGACACTTTGCTGTCGCAGTCCACCGGCAACTGCTGCTCGGTGAGCCAGGCCGCCGCCGCCGCCGCGCTGAACGGCGACCAGAGCTTCGTGGCCGAGAGCGTGGCCGTCTACCGGCAGCGCCGCGACCGCACGCTGGCGCTGGTCAACGAGATTCCCGGCCTGAGCTGCGCCACGCCGCCCGGTGCCTTCTACCTCTACATCAACTGCGGCGGCCTCATCGGCAAGACCACGCCCGAGGGCAAGCGCCTGGACGAAGACGGCGACGTAGTGATGTACCTGCTCGAAAGCGAAGGCGTGGCCGTGGTCGCGGGCACCGCGTACGGGCTGTCGCCCTACTTCCGCCTTTCGATTGCCACGTCGATCGAGACGCTGGAAGAAGGCTGCAAGCGCATGGCGCGCGCCGTGGCCGCGCTGCGCTGA